The genomic stretch ATTTTACCCTTTCCACCCCGTGGAAGAAGAAGCTTTATTTCCGGTGCTTTGTAAAGAGAAGAAGCATTTTTATTCTGAAAGAGAGACTCTATTTTAACAAAAGCCTTTGTCACACCATAATCATCATCCAATTCATACCGTAGCTCTAACGACCCTGTTAAAATCCGCCCTGGTTTTTCCAGCCAATCAATTGTTGGAAAAGCGTCTTTAATCACCTGTAAATGCCACTGCTGTTTTTGACGGCGTGATGAGATAAACAAATCCATTGAATGCTCTAAATGGGTTTCAAAATGAACAATTGGCTCATTTAAAGCTGTTTGTTCCGTTTTCTCTGAAAACGAAACTTTCTGCCCATCTTCTACAGTTTTTGCTTTGACTGTAACACCAGCCCCATTAACAACACGTACAACCACATCACTCCCTTCAGGAATTTCCAGTTGTGTCTTTTCATCTTTTGTCAAATAAATCGGTGCCACACCGGTATAGGCAGGTGGTGTTACCCAAGCATCAATCCGCATGAATTTTTCATCAACAACAGGACGAAAATCAAAAGCATCAGCCAAACGTCCCCCACGTGAACCAAAAGAAAAACTAAAGGCACACACAAAAAGGAGAACACACAAAGCTCTCAAAGCCAAAGGATCATAAGCCGCACTATTCAGCGCGATAAATCCAGTTTTTAAATGAACTAATTGCTTCGCCATTCGGCGTTGATGTTCACGCCAAATAACAGCACTAAAATCTTTCTCATTTTCAAAACATACATGATCTGTCTGAATATTCAAAGGCTGGTGTTTAAGATCATTAACCCTTTCAAGACGATGATCCACGTCCCGCATTGTAGGAAACCGAAAACCAATAAGAAAAAATAAACTCGCTCCAGCACAAACAAGCAACACCCCAAGTAAGAGCCAATGGGACCAATAGCCTAAAACGCCAAAAATCCCCAACCAGCTAAGCGAACAAAAGAGACTAAGAACAAGGAGAAATGGCAACAACCGTATCCATACCCGTTCAAATGAAAGGATCCCCCACATCAAAATGCGTACACACAAAAGCTTTATTTCAAAGCTCTTGATGTTTTTATTTTTCATAAACAAGCATTTTTCCCCTTTTACCGTGATGTATTAAGATCATAAAACCCATACAAGACAATTTCCAGAAAATAAATTGTTTCATCAAAGTTTAGTAAAAATAAGACCAGAAACATTTAAGAATGTTCAACCCAATCAGGAATATGATCACATTCCATCAATTGCGCATAATCAAGACGCGGACGAATAACCGCATAACGCGTATCTTGGACGAGAACTTCAGGGATCAAAAGTCGACTATTATAAGTACTTGCCATCACAGCACCATAAGCCCCAGCTTGCGTAATTGCCAAAAGATCACCAGGTGCCAAAATCGGTAAACAACGATCTAATGCTAAATAATCACCAGTCTCACAAACGGAACCCACAATATCAGCACGAATAAGGGGGGCGTCTTTTGCTACTTTTTTCACAAGGACAACATTCTGCCAAGCATCATAAAGTGTTGGACGAATCAGATCATTCATCGCCGCATCTACAATAACAAAATTCCGCCCTTGTCCCTTTTTTAAATAGAGAACAGAGGTTACCAACACACCAGCTTGCCCCACGATGCTCCGTCCCGGCTCCACAACAATATCAATCCCTAAAGGAGCAATATGTTTCTTTACCAGCACGGCATAATCAAAAGGGGAAGGTAAAGTATGTTGTTCACAACCATAGGCAATACCAAGCCCGCCGCCAATATCTATATGCGTTATTGCACAACCATCGCTCCACAATTGACGCACACAATCTGCAATAAGAAGAAAAGCCTCTTCAAACGGCTTTAAATCACAAATTTGACTGCCAATATGCATATCGATACCGCAAACCTGCAATCCAGGTAAAGAGACAGCCTTTTTGTAAGCTTCTCTTGCCAATAACAATGGAATACCAAACTTATTTTCAGATTTTCCTGTTGTAATTTTCTTATGAGTCTTTGCATCAACATCTGGATTAATGCGCAATGAAACACGTGCTGTTTTTGATAACGCAACAGCACGTTGCGACAACTGTTCAAGCTCCGGTTCTGATTCAACATTAAAACAATAAATATTCTGAGAAAGAGCAAAATCTATTTCTCTCACGGTTTTACCAACACCAGAATAAACAATACGATGTGCCGGAATACCAACAGCAAGGGCGCGCCGTAATTCACCTTCTGATACCACATCAGCGCCCGCCCCATTTGCCGCTAAAAGCCGTAAAATTGCTTGATTAGAATTGGCTTTAACCGCATAAGCAATCAAACTGGGCATCCCTTGAAATGCCTTTTGATAGTCCTTAAAACGTGTGATCAATGCATTAGCCGAATAACAATAAAAAGGCGTCTCCACTTCCTGTGCAAGAATAGCAAGTGAACACCCTTCAGCATGAAGCATACCTTGATGGTAGGGAAAAAAATCCACACTTTCCTCCTACTTTATCAAACGATCAAGAATAAAAGGTTGATCATCTTCACTTTTAGCAGCAGATGTTCCCTGTATAGACTTTTCCACACTTGTAAGAGGAGGTGCCTCCAATGACCCTTTACGCCCGCAGCCAACGACACCTACCCCCCCCAAAAGGACAATCATCAACCCTTTTATTATAATTTTCATCTGTCCTCTTTCTTCATCTTGATTTCCTTTTTACCTTTAAAATACAATCACTCAAGCGCTCACAAGACGCTTTTTCCAATATGCGATTTGCCGAAGAACTTCTGAAGAGGCTGTTCCCCCAAAGCTTTTACGACTTTCAACAGATTTTTCAACGGTCAAAACATCAAAAAGTGTCGCATTGATATCAGGACAAATTGCTTGAAGTTCATCTAATGATAAATCCTGAAGGCGACACTGTTTTTTTTCTGCCAATGCCACAGCTTGCCCTGTCATATGATGCGCTTCACGAAAAGGAATTCCTAGTTCGCGAACAAGCCAATCGGCAAAATCCGTCGCTGTTGCATACCCTAAATCCGCTGCTTGTTTCATGGCTTTTTTATTCACTTCCAAATCAGCAATTATCCCTGTCATTGCTGCTAATGATAATTCCAAACTCAAAGCCCCATCAAACACATATTCTTTATCTTCTTGCATATCCTTTGAATAAGCAAGCGGTAATCCTTTCATCACCGTTAACAATCCCATAAGTGCCCCATTCAATCGACCTGCTTTCGCTTGTACTAACTCTGCCGCATCAGGATTTCTCTTTTGGGGCATAATAGATGAACCTGTTGAAAAAGCATCGGATAAATAAATAAAACGAAACTGCTCACTTGACCAAAGAATGATTTCTTCTGCTAAACGCGAAAGATGCATGGCACAAAGAGCACCAGCGCTTAAAAACTCCAATGCAAAATCACGATCAGAAACACTATCAATTGAATTGCGCGTAGGTTCCCGAAAACCTAGCGCTTGTGCTGTCATAAAGCGATCAATCGGAAAACTTGTTCCTGCCAAAGCCGCAGCACCTAAAGGCGATTCATTCATTCGCTCACTAGCATCACGCATCCGCGATAAATCTCGACCAAACATTTCAACATAAGCCATCATATAATGGCCCAATGTTACGGGTTGCGCTAATTGTAAATGTGTAAAACCTGGCATATAGGTCTTGACATGTTGTTCTGCAAGAATAAGCAGTTGCTTTATCAATTGTTTTAAAGCTTGTGCTATTTTCTGCAATGTCTCACGCACCCACAACCGAAAATCAACAGCCACTTGATCATTGCGTGAACGCGCCGTATGCAAACGCCCAGCAACAGGACCAATCAACGCACTCAATCGCGCTTCAATATTCATATGAATATCTTCAAGATTTCGTGAAAAAACAAAGTCTCCCTCTTCAATTTCTTGTAAAATAATTTTAAAATCATGAGAAATTTTTTCATAATCAGACTGTAAAATAATCTTTGTTTGCGCTAACATCGCAGCATGAGAGAGCGGACCTTCAATATCTTGCCGATAGAGTTTTTGATCAACATCAATTGAGGCGTTAATTTCTTCCATAACTGCAGCAGGTCCTGCGATAAACCGCCCACCCCACATTTGGTTCTTTAACGTCTCATCTGTCATAGTTTAAAAGCACCGATAAAAAGGATAAAAGCCATGATTCCTCAAAGTTTTAATAACTCAAAGAAAAAAAACAAAAAGTGGAAGATTTTCATAACATCCTTTTTTGTTGCCATTATCTTAGTTGGTATCAGTTTACACGCAATAAAAAATCATCATGACAAGAGTGCCTCTTTTTCTACTAATTTTATTTCAAAAGAAAATACCGAAAAAATACAAGACAAAAAAATGATGACACTCCAAAAAGCCGCAACAGGCTTTTTTGCTCACATGCGATTTATTGATACACCCTTAGATATGAACTCTCTCTCTTTTAAGGATATTCAAGGAAAAGACCATACACTCGCGGAATTTAACGGAAAGTCGATACTACTCAATCTATGGGCTATCTGGTGCGTACCCTGTCGCACAGAAATGCCGGAACTTGCGCAATTAAAACGCGAATTAGGTGGAAAAAACTTCGATGTCATAGCGATTAATATCGATAAAGCCGCCTCTCCTGAAAAAATTCAACAATTTTTGCAAAATATTCATGCTGATAATTTAGCCTACTATCGCGATGAAACCATGAGTATCTTCAATGACATGAGAAAACAAGGTCTTGCTTTAGGACTCCCCATCACATTTGTCATTGATAAAAAGGGCTATCTCATTGCTTCCTATAATGGGGCAGCGCCATGGGCCAATGATGAAGCCAAAGCACTTATCAAAGCTTTCATAAAAGAAGCACAATAATCTAATAACCGCGTCTTTTTAAACGTTGGATTGTCAAATCCAATGCTGACAAAAAAGCAGAACGATCTTTACCACAAAAAGGACGTGGTCCTCCTGTGACATGCCCCTGCTCTCGCAAATTTTCCATCAAATTGCGCATGACTAAAGCTTGACCGATTGAATTGGCATCAAAAATACGCCCCGTTGGCGAAAGACAAAGCCCCCCAGACCGCACAACCCGTGCTGCTAAAAGGATATCACTGGTAATAACGATACTCGCCTCATGCACATGGTCGACAATCCAATCATCAGCCCTATCAAGCCCATCAGAAACAATGATTCTTTCAATGAATTCTTCTTGGGGAAGAGAAAGAAAACGGTTTGCGTCAATAAATGTTTTAAGCTGATAACGATTCATAACACGATAAATTTCAGCTTTTACAGGACAAGCATCCGCATCAACCAATAAAGTGATGGCTGGTCTTATTTCTTGCCCCATCTTTTGACTTTCATAGGATCTACAATTTTTTCATTCATCGAGGCGATTGCCAATAATTGCGATAAAACATGATTGCAGCGTTTATTTCACCCCCCAAAATAAAAATTGCACTTAATATATAAAGAAAGATAATGGCAACCATAATAGATGCTAACCCCGCATAGGTTGAGATATAATCAAACATCGTTAAATATTGCGCAAAAGCAAGAGAAGCCATAAACCATACAAACATTGTCACCACGATTCCTGGTAAAATATCTATGAATTTCCGCTGCCCTGCTGGAAGCCATTTATGGACAATCAAAAGACTCATAAACAAAATAACAACAGCAATTGTATAACGCCATAAACGAATGATCCCAATATATTCAGTCATAAAAAAAGAATGATTTTGCATAATTTTGATCAACAAAGGCGCTAAAATCAATAAAAAGCTCATCACAACAAGACCAAAAGCGCCAAGGATCACAAAAAACAAACTTTGAAAACGACAAAAAAACCAACTCCGTCGATCAGTCACACGGTAAGCTTTATTCAAAGCCGTACGCAAAGCTTCTATTCCATTAGAAGCAAAATAAGCCGTTCCAATGATAGAAAGCGTCAACACACCTCCTTGATGAAGAGTTAAAACATTGACAATTTCCTGAGATAAAGGTTCTGCAATGACATCAGGCAATAACTGCACCAGCGCTTTAATTTTTTGCGGTGTATAAGTAAAAGCCCCAAGAAAACGAGCAAAAGATGTTCCAAAAATAAAAAAAGGGAAAAATGCTAAAAGACCTGACAGCGCAACATGGCTTGCAAAAGCACTTCCATTATCACGCCAATAATGACTTATTGCGTCACCAAAAACACGATAGCTATACCAAAAGATATTTCTTAACAAACCTCAATACTTTCTGGTAATATCCTTTTTTCAGTTATCTCACGCTTTATAAAAACCATCGAGACTTTAAAAACAAACCCTTTTCAGTATAAAGGGCAGCAATTCATGTGGTCAAGCCTCCTCCTATCCAAAAACTGAAAAGCCAACAAATTTTACCAATTCAATGTCTTCTGTTGGAAGCGTTTTATTTTACACAAGAGTCACCCTTCATTACAGGCGGGTACCCCTCTCATTGTTGTCCAAAGGACTAAGTACAGCGCTGTATCTTCATTACAACGAACAATTTAACAGAACAGATATCCTAAGAAACATGATAAGAATAAGCAAAACAACAGCACAAAATTCAAAAATCGCTTATTTTACACGCCCTCTTTAGAAACACTATGACGTCCAAAATCAGGAGCATCAATTTCCTGTCCCGCCGCAATGATATTACGGCGCACAGCACGCGTACGCGTAAAAAAATTAAACAGTGTTTCACCATCACCCAAACGAATTGCCTGTTCTAAAAAAGCAAGCCCTTCACTAAAACGACCCAACATTTCTAAAATAGCCTCTTTATTATGCAAACAAATATCGCGCCACATAACAGGATCAGAAGATGCCAAACGTGTAAAATCACGAAAACCAGAAGCGGAATAAGCAATCACTTCTGAATTTGTTACTTTTTCTAAATCACTCGCTGTCCCAACAGTATTATAGGCAATCAAATGCGGCAAATGCGAAACAATTGCCAAAACAAGATCATGATGCTTAGGCTCCATTTTTTCGACACGTGCCCCACAAGCTTCCCAAAATGCTGTCAATCGTGCTACAGCCGTCGCATCACTCTCCGCAAAAGGCGTTAAAATACACCAGCGATTGATAAACAAATCAGCAAAACCAGCATCCGGACCTGAATATTCCGTTCCAGCAATAGGATGCCCCGGAATAAAATGAACCGTTTTTGGCAATAAAGGTGCCATTTCTGCAATAACCAATTCCTTTGTAGAACCAACATCACTCACAATCGCCCCTGGCTTTAAATGATCATGAATGTTTTTCGCCACCTCTGCACTCGCTCCAACAGGAACAGAGATAATAACGAGATCAGCACCTTCAACAGCCTCTGCATTATCCGTTGTATAAAAATCTCCAAGTTCCAATTCACGCGCTCTTTCCAAAGTTTCTTGACGACGCGTTGCAATAGAAATCTGAGCGGAAAGATTTTTCTTCTTTATCACTCTTGCTAAAGAAGATCCAATCAGACCAATCCCTATGAGCGCTATTCTTTCAAACTGAATATGAGACATATCTTACCTTTAAAGATTTTTTGCAAATGGCAACAAAAACAATTTTAAAAATCATAATTTTCCTGTTTGTTCATCTTAATGAGTTATGCGCAAAATATTAAAAAACGACAACTAGAGAATAAAGAATAACGCAGTTTATCAATCTCACCTGCACAAACAAACCACAGATCATTTTTACCTAGAAAATGCAAAAAATACATGACAAAAAATGTAACACCAAGCTTCTAAATTCTCACTTCATTGCTTAATCGCATACAACACATTGATCTATAAAGATAATTACAATATTTTATATTGAAAGAGATCCCTTAAATACTGAAGAATTATTTCATTTTAAGCCTTCTTATGTTGTTATGTCTTTTGCACCTCACAAAAGGGATAGCATATAGATAAAAACACTTAAAAGAAGAAATAAAAAGCCTCATGCTCTCTTAATGCCAAAGATTATCGTAACATTAGAGGCTAGAAAAGGATGTAATGAATACCGATTTACACTTTTGTTAAGCGTAGAAGCGGGAATGTTCAATGAATTGTATTTACGAAAAGCTTTACCGTTGTACCATTCATAAGAACCGTCACGAAATAGGTATAACCGCATTGAAAAATGTTTTTAAGAAAGCGCATGAATTTTTAAAACAAATGTATCTTGTAACATTATGCTTTGCATAAAAAATACCCCCCTAGAATTCTACGAGAAAGCCTCATATTCATCACATATTCTCATAAAAAATACCGAATGCGTAAAATTTTATTTGACCCCTTATATCACTAACCATTCATGTGATTTACTTCAATAAAGGTTCTATGAACAAGACTTGCTCTAAATATGAGTATGCACTTGAGAAATCACTGTAAAAGGCGATTTCCCTTCAACTTCTACCTGATAACGCAAAAGCTGTAACTGCTGAAAATACCTTTGTGCCGTACTTAAATAACAAATCATTATATTTTTAAATATGTTAAGCTGCCATTTGGCGTCGTGCAATAATTGTGAGTCCTAACAAAGCTTGACGAATGATAGCTTCACCCAAAAGCGGATTTTTACGGCTGTCTAAAACAGCACTCTGAATTCTTTCCATTGCGTAAGAAATCTGTTCTAACTTCCAATATTTTACAGCTTGTTCAACGGTTTTTTTCCGTTGAAAAAAAATGGGAGGACGCGCTTGAGAAACCACCGTAACAGGTGTTTTTCCTTCAACCTCTACCTGATAACGCAAAAGCTGTAACTGCTGAAAATGCCTTTGTGCTGTACTTAAAATAAAAAAAAGCGCCCCCTGCAATGCTGCATGTCGGTTAAAATGCGCTTCAAAGCCTGATATATCGCCCAATAAAAGAGCATCAATAATTTCATCTTGAGAAAGAGCACTGACATCACTTACAATAGCTTTCACATCTTCAAGAGTAATATGAACATTTGAAGCATAAAGGCAAAGCTTCTCTAATTCACCGCGTGATACAAGACGATCTCCCCCTAAACTTTCATGCAACCATCTACGTGCATCCAAAGAAAGAGTCTTCTTAAACTGCCCTAAAACCTCATCAATCAAACCGTCAAGAGAACGCATATCATCGGCAAAACAGGGCAGAGCCATTGCATTTGCTGCCGTTTCAATAACATTGCGCAACCCTGTTCCTTTTTTTAAATCCCCTGCCTCAATGAGAATAAAACTTTTTTCTGGTGGTTTCTCAATTAAAAGCTTCAAGGCTGCAAGAAAACCTTTTTGGTTAGCAGCATGAGAAATCCATATCAAACGATCTCCCCCAAAGAGCGAAAAAGTACGCGCTTCATTTTCCAAACATGCGGGATCTTTATCAATGTCAGCAGCATCCAAACGAATTGTCGAAAATGGGTCTTCTATTGCGACTTTTGTGAGCTTCGCAAAACGTTGGGCACGTTCACAAATAAGACCACGATCTGGCCCATAAATGAGAACAATAGGAAAAGCACGTGAGAAACGCGTTAGAAACTGGTCAACCTCATGTGCTTTTTTCTGAGCCACACTATTAATCCATTAACAGTTCATCATCATCAAGAACTTCCCCGCGCACTTTCTGAAACATACCAATTAAATCATTAACATCCAAGCCCTTACGCTCTTCATGACAGACATCCAAAATCACTTTTCCACCATGCAACATCAGTGTGCGATCTCCATAATCAAGAGCCTGACGCATAGAATGGGTTACCATAATAGTCGTTAATTTTTTCTCTTCAACGATTTTTTCAGTCAACCGCATTACAAAATCAGCCATTCTAGGATCAAGTGCTGAGGTATGTTCATCAAGCAATAAAACATCCGCATGAGCTAATGTTGCCATCACAAGACAAACGGCTTGGCGTTGTCCACCGGATAAACTGTTCATAGGATTATGAATATACGCTTCAAGACCAATGCCTAATTGAGCAATTTTCTCTCGAAAAAATTGCCTTTTTTCATGGTTTAAAGCTGAACGCACACTACGACGATTTCCCCGAAGAGCAGCAAGAGCCAAATTTTCTTCGATTGTTAAAGAACCACAACTTCCCTTTAACGAGTCTTGAAAAACACAAGCAACCCTTCCAGCACGTTCGCTAACGGATTGCCTGGAAACATTTTGCCCATTGATAACCACTTTCCCCGTCGAGGGAAGCGTTGCTCCCGCCAAAACACTCAGCAACGTTGATTTACCCGCACCATTTGAACCGATAACCGTAACAAAGCTACCCTGATCAATTTTGAGGTTAATATCAATTAAAGCCTGTTTTTCCAAAGGCGTTTGCGGTTTAAATGTAACCCCAACATGAAAAAGCTCAATCACGTTTACGCCTCCTCCAATAGCGTGGCACAATAAGAGTTAACACAACCAACAGTGAAGTAATCAACTGCAGATCTGTCGACGTATCAATACCAATTCCATTGGCTTCAAATGCAAATTGCACCGCCACACGATAAAGTACAGACCCCACAATACAACTGATTATAATCCAAAAAATATTACGTGTACGAAAGAGCGTTTCGCCAATAATCACGGCGGCCAACCCAAAAACAATTGTACCAATTCCACCGGTAATATCTGTTGCAATTGCAGTTTGAATATAAAGAGAACCACCAAGTGCAACACAGGCATTGGAAAGCCCCATACCAAAATAAATCAATGCAGATGTATGAACACCTTGAGCGGTCGCCATGCGTGGATTAGCGCCCATTGCGCGCATAGCAAGACCTATTTCACTTTCTAAAAAGCGCCAAATCAAAAACGCCACAACCAGCAATACAATCCCAACGAAAAGAGGACGCACAAAGATATCAGACAACCCAAACAAATTATAAAAGGGTGTTAAAGCCGTATCGGCAAGCGCCAAATTAACATTGGACCCTCCCATAATTCCCATAATACGAAGGTTAACCGTATAAAGTGCTGACATTGTTAAAATGGAAGCCAAAAGATTCAAAATACCAAAACGCAAATTCAATAGAGCTGTTAATAAACCAGCAGCCATACCAGCACAAAAAGCGCATGCCATAGCTGTCCATGGGTT from Bartonella kosoyi encodes the following:
- the lysA gene encoding diaminopimelate decarboxylase, translated to MDFFPYHQGMLHAEGCSLAILAQEVETPFYCYSANALITRFKDYQKAFQGMPSLIAYAVKANSNQAILRLLAANGAGADVVSEGELRRALAVGIPAHRIVYSGVGKTVREIDFALSQNIYCFNVESEPELEQLSQRAVALSKTARVSLRINPDVDAKTHKKITTGKSENKFGIPLLLAREAYKKAVSLPGLQVCGIDMHIGSQICDLKPFEEAFLLIADCVRQLWSDGCAITHIDIGGGLGIAYGCEQHTLPSPFDYAVLVKKHIAPLGIDIVVEPGRSIVGQAGVLVTSVLYLKKGQGRNFVIVDAAMNDLIRPTLYDAWQNVVLVKKVAKDAPLIRADIVGSVCETGDYLALDRCLPILAPGDLLAITQAGAYGAVMASTYNSRLLIPEVLVQDTRYAVIRPRLDYAQLMECDHIPDWVEHS
- the argH gene encoding argininosuccinate lyase: MTDETLKNQMWGGRFIAGPAAVMEEINASIDVDQKLYRQDIEGPLSHAAMLAQTKIILQSDYEKISHDFKIILQEIEEGDFVFSRNLEDIHMNIEARLSALIGPVAGRLHTARSRNDQVAVDFRLWVRETLQKIAQALKQLIKQLLILAEQHVKTYMPGFTHLQLAQPVTLGHYMMAYVEMFGRDLSRMRDASERMNESPLGAAALAGTSFPIDRFMTAQALGFREPTRNSIDSVSDRDFALEFLSAGALCAMHLSRLAEEIILWSSEQFRFIYLSDAFSTGSSIMPQKRNPDAAELVQAKAGRLNGALMGLLTVMKGLPLAYSKDMQEDKEYVFDGALSLELSLAAMTGIIADLEVNKKAMKQAADLGYATATDFADWLVRELGIPFREAHHMTGQAVALAEKKQCRLQDLSLDELQAICPDINATLFDVLTVEKSVESRKSFGGTASSEVLRQIAYWKKRLVSA
- a CDS encoding TlpA family protein disulfide reductase gives rise to the protein MIPQSFNNSKKKNKKWKIFITSFFVAIILVGISLHAIKNHHDKSASFSTNFISKENTEKIQDKKMMTLQKAATGFFAHMRFIDTPLDMNSLSFKDIQGKDHTLAEFNGKSILLNLWAIWCVPCRTEMPELAQLKRELGGKNFDVIAINIDKAASPEKIQQFLQNIHADNLAYYRDETMSIFNDMRKQGLALGLPITFVIDKKGYLIASYNGAAPWANDEAKALIKAFIKEAQ
- a CDS encoding YaiI/YqxD family protein encodes the protein MGQEIRPAITLLVDADACPVKAEIYRVMNRYQLKTFIDANRFLSLPQEEFIERIIVSDGLDRADDWIVDHVHEASIVITSDILLAARVVRSGGLCLSPTGRIFDANSIGQALVMRNLMENLREQGHVTGGPRPFCGKDRSAFLSALDLTIQRLKRRGY
- a CDS encoding YihY/virulence factor BrkB family protein, with product MLRNIFWYSYRVFGDAISHYWRDNGSAFASHVALSGLLAFFPFFIFGTSFARFLGAFTYTPQKIKALVQLLPDVIAEPLSQEIVNVLTLHQGGVLTLSIIGTAYFASNGIEALRTALNKAYRVTDRRSWFFCRFQSLFFVILGAFGLVVMSFLLILAPLLIKIMQNHSFFMTEYIGIIRLWRYTIAVVILFMSLLIVHKWLPAGQRKFIDILPGIVVTMFVWFMASLAFAQYLTMFDYISTYAGLASIMVAIIFLYILSAIFILGGEINAAIMFYRNYWQSPR
- a CDS encoding prephenate/arogenate dehydrogenase family protein, coding for MSHIQFERIALIGIGLIGSSLARVIKKKNLSAQISIATRRQETLERARELELGDFYTTDNAEAVEGADLVIISVPVGASAEVAKNIHDHLKPGAIVSDVGSTKELVIAEMAPLLPKTVHFIPGHPIAGTEYSGPDAGFADLFINRWCILTPFAESDATAVARLTAFWEACGARVEKMEPKHHDLVLAIVSHLPHLIAYNTVGTASDLEKVTNSEVIAYSASGFRDFTRLASSDPVMWRDICLHNKEAILEMLGRFSEGLAFLEQAIRLGDGETLFNFFTRTRAVRRNIIAAGQEIDAPDFGRHSVSKEGV
- the holA gene encoding DNA polymerase III subunit delta, translated to MAQKKAHEVDQFLTRFSRAFPIVLIYGPDRGLICERAQRFAKLTKVAIEDPFSTIRLDAADIDKDPACLENEARTFSLFGGDRLIWISHAANQKGFLAALKLLIEKPPEKSFILIEAGDLKKGTGLRNVIETAANAMALPCFADDMRSLDGLIDEVLGQFKKTLSLDARRWLHESLGGDRLVSRGELEKLCLYASNVHITLEDVKAIVSDVSALSQDEIIDALLLGDISGFEAHFNRHAALQGALFFILSTAQRHFQQLQLLRYQVEVEGKTPVTVVSQARPPIFFQRKKTVEQAVKYWKLEQISYAMERIQSAVLDSRKNPLLGEAIIRQALLGLTIIARRQMAA
- a CDS encoding ABC transporter ATP-binding protein encodes the protein MIELFHVGVTFKPQTPLEKQALIDINLKIDQGSFVTVIGSNGAGKSTLLSVLAGATLPSTGKVVINGQNVSRQSVSERAGRVACVFQDSLKGSCGSLTIEENLALAALRGNRRSVRSALNHEKRQFFREKIAQLGIGLEAYIHNPMNSLSGGQRQAVCLVMATLAHADVLLLDEHTSALDPRMADFVMRLTEKIVEEKKLTTIMVTHSMRQALDYGDRTLMLHGGKVILDVCHEERKGLDVNDLIGMFQKVRGEVLDDDELLMD
- a CDS encoding ABC transporter permease — encoded protein: MNIFAFSGAVELGLIYAFVAIGVYLSFRVLDFPDLTVDGSFLLGSCVCGVLILLGFNPWTAMACAFCAGMAAGLLTALLNLRFGILNLLASILTMSALYTVNLRIMGIMGGSNVNLALADTALTPFYNLFGLSDIFVRPLFVGIVLLVVAFLIWRFLESEIGLAMRAMGANPRMATAQGVHTSALIYFGMGLSNACVALGGSLYIQTAIATDITGGIGTIVFGLAAVIIGETLFRTRNIFWIIISCIVGSVLYRVAVQFAFEANGIGIDTSTDLQLITSLLVVLTLIVPRYWRRRKRD